One window from the genome of Entelurus aequoreus isolate RoL-2023_Sb linkage group LG04, RoL_Eaeq_v1.1, whole genome shotgun sequence encodes:
- the hdac3 gene encoding histone deacetylase 3, with amino-acid sequence MTNRTSYFYDPDVGNFHYGAGHPMKPHRLSLTHSLVLHYGLYKKMMVFKPYKASQHDMCRFHSEDYIDFLQKVSPNNMQGFTKSLNTFNVGDDCPVFPGLFEFCSRYTGASLQGATQLNHKICDIAINWAGGLHHAKKFEASGFCYVNDIVISILELLKYHPRVLYIDIDIHHGDGVQEAFYLTDRVMTVSFHKYGNYFFPGTGDMYEVGAESGRYYCLNVPLRDGIDDQSYRQLFQPVIKQVVDFYQPTCIVLQCGADSLGCDRLGCFNLSIRGHGECVEFVKSFKIPLLVLGGGGYTVRNVARCWTFETSLLLDESISDELPYSEYFEYFAPDFTLHPDVSTRIENQNSRQYLEQIRQTVFENLKMLNHAPSVQIHDVPSDILSYERTDEPDPDERGGEENYTRPEAANEFYDGDHDNDKESDVEI; translated from the exons ATGACCAACAGAACGTCTTATTTCTATGACCCGGACGTGGGCAACTTTCATTACG GTGCTGGTCATCCTATGAAGCCTCACCGGTTATCCCTGACTCACAGTCTGGTGCTGCACTATGGACTCTACAAAAAAATGATG GTGTTTAAGCCATATAAAGCGTCACAGCACGACATGTGTCGCTTCCATTCGGAAGACTACATAGACTTCTTGCAGAAGGTCAGCCCCAACAACATGCAGGGCTTCACCAAGAGCCTCAACACATTTAATGTTGGAGATGACTG TCCTGTCTTTCCAGGTCTTTTTGAGTTCTGCTCCAGATACACAGGAGCCTCATTGCAGGGTGCTACACAACTCAACCATAAG ATATGTGACATCGCCATCAACTGGGCAGGAGGACTGCATCATGCCAAGAAGTTTGAG GCGTCTGGATTTTGTTACGTCAACGACATTGTCATTAGTATACTGGAGCTTCTCAA aTACCACCCTAGGGTCCTGTACATTGACATAGACATTCATCATGGTGACGGTGTGCAGGAAGCCTTCTATTTGACGGATCGGGTCATGACTGTGTCCTTCCACAAATACGGGAACTACTTTTTTCCAGGGACAG GTGACATGTACGAGGTCGGAGCAGAGAGTGGTCGCTACTACTGCCTCAATGTTCCTCTCAGGGACGGCATTGATGACCAGA gcTATAGGCAGCTGTTCCAGCCAGTCATTAAACAAGTAGTGGATTTCTACCAACCTACTTGCATCGTTCTACAG TGCGGAGCAGATTCTCTGGGCTGTGACAGGCTGGGCTGCTTCAACCTCAGCATACGTGGACACGG CGAGTGTGTGGAGTTTGTGAAGAGCTTCAAGATTCCTCTGCTGGTTCTGGGAGGAGGTGGCTACACAGTCAGGAATGTGGCCCGATGCTG GACGTTTGAGACTTCTCTTTTACTGGACGAGTCCATCAGCGATGAGCTGCCTTACAGTG AGTACTTTGAGTACTTTGCTCCTGACTTTACGCTGCATCCTGACGTCAGCACCAGGATAGAAAACCAGAATTCTCGACAG TATTTGGAGCAGATCCGTCAGACGGTGTTTGAGAACTTGAAGATGCTAAACCACGCACCCAGTGTTCAGATCCACGACGTCCCCTCGGACATTCTTAGCTACGAACGCACAGATGAGCCCGACCCCGATGAGAGAGGCGGCGAGGAAAACTACACGAG GCCAGAAGCAGCAAACGAGTTCTACGACGGTGACCATGACAACGATAAAGAAAGTGATGTGGAAATATGA